In Musa acuminata AAA Group cultivar baxijiao chromosome BXJ3-11, Cavendish_Baxijiao_AAA, whole genome shotgun sequence, one DNA window encodes the following:
- the LOC103970237 gene encoding protein bfr2-like, producing the protein MGCFLACFGDVKDRKRRRSPKKSLPLERVHERYRLSRSNVSRKQITPMPLMPKVSPPNLPVDTVTDTLLQLKCHDLIQENLAHGSFRRTRKKVTFDLNVQTHEYVLGDEGPKCPSEDDVATEVIDEERKPHKGQDKSFTKFGSFPSNHRYQNCGSSDDDEGVSEEDEEDYEDSDIDEEEDNEDGDEEGSYDFLFSLANDDEPQGVQEANSLSSSPDRRPILLARGNTRDRRQYVHSVLNPVENVSQWKEVKVRAAPAKKNSTKENVGAEKENQMEPMVKVKKPTKQKVSVEASLSSWLSWSENSTVEGPELSNSHDRPNYSWFSQEERRPVLGDVKQASVASSPGRFPSRSTEEIPILGTVAVYRNCKNHGDEHTGIQNTISKYGEIYRMT; encoded by the exons ATGGGGTGCTTTCTTGCCTGCTTCGGAGATGTCAAGGATCGAAAGCGGCGTCGATCGCCTAAGAAGTCGCTTCCGCTTGAGAGG GTGCACGAAAGGTACAGACTTTCGCGTTCGAATGTTTCCCGGAAGCAGATCACGCCGATGCCCCTCATGCCGAAGGTTTCGCCGCCGAATCTTCCGGTGGATACAGTAACTGACACTCTTCTGCAGCTGAAGTGCCACGATTTAATCCA GGAGAATCTTGCGCACGGGAGCTTCAGGCGAACCAGGAAGAAGGTTACGTTCGATTTGAACGTCCAAACGCATGAGTATGTATTAGGCGATGAAGGTCCTAAGTGTCCATCGGAAGATGACGTAGCGACCGAAGTTATAGACGAGGAGAGGAAGCCACATAAAGGGCAAGAtaaatcttttaccaagtttggaTCTTTCCCCTCTAACCATAGGTATCAGAACTGTGGAAGCAGCGATGATGACGAAGGCGTCAgcgaagaagatgaagaggactACGAGGATAGTGATATCGATGAGGAAGAGGATAACGAGGATGGAGATGAGGAAGGGTCATATGATTTCCTCTTTTCTTTGGCAAACGATGATGAGCCGCAAGGTGTTCAAGAAGCTAATAGCCTCTCCTCCTCCCCTGATAGGCGGCCGATCCTTCTGGCAAGAGGCAACACACGCGATAGGAGACAGTATGTGCACTCAGTACTGAACCCTGTAGAAAACGTGTCGCAGTGGAAGGAAGTCAAGGTACGTGCGGCACCAGCGAAGAAGAATTCCACGAAAGAAAACGTTGGGGCAGAGAAGGAGAACCAAATGGAGCCCATGGTCAAAGTCAAGAAGCCTACCAAACAGAAGGTCTCAGTGGAAGCCAGCCTCTCGAGCTGGTTGTCGTGGTCGGAGAATTCGACTGTGGAAGGGCCTGAGTTGAGCAATTCACATGATCGGCCGAACTACTCATGGTTTAGCCAAGAGGAACGACGGCCTGTTTTGGGCGACGTTAAGCAAGCATCAGTTGCATCTTCGCCCGGGAGGTTCCCTAGCAGGAGCACGGAGGAGATTCCAATCTTGGGTACTGTGGCTGTGTACCGGAACTGTAAGAACCACGGAGATGAGCACACAGGCATTCAAAATACCATCAGCAAGTACGGAGAGATATACCGAATGACATAG
- the LOC135652451 gene encoding protein NRT1/ PTR FAMILY 5.2-like — protein sequence MAENSESGRGEYTKDGTVDLKGNPVLRSKRGGWTACSFVVVYEAFERMAYYGISSNLVLYLTDKLHQGTVASANNVTNWVGAVWLTPIVGAYIADAHLGRYWTFIIACIIYLSGMCLLTLSVSLHSLKPPPCGANTGDPNCDEKASTLQLGVFFCALYILAVGTGGTKPNISTIGADQFDEFDPKERAHKFSFFNWWMFSIFFGTLFANTVLVYIQDNVGWALGYALPTLGLAISIAVFAVGTPFYRHKLPSGSPFTKMARVIVAAARKLTVRVPSDPKELHELDLNAYAADGIYRIDSTPTLRILNKAAVKTGPTSPWMLCTVTQVEETKQMLRMIPVLITTFIPSTMYAQINTLFVKQGRTLDRHMGPHFQIPPASLAAFVTISMLISVVIYDRYLVPFMRRWTNNPRGISLLQRMGVGMSIHIVIMTICSLTERHRLAVARERGVVQSGGVVPLTIFILLPQFVLMGIADAFLEVAKLEFFYDQAPEGMKSLGTSFAMVSLGIGNFLSSFLLSTVARVTKEHGHTGWILNNLNASHLDYYYAFFAILDCLNFIAFCVVSRFFVYRAEVLEQSEDSHQGGTIISETF from the exons ATGGCGGAGAACTCCGAGTCTGGGCGAGGGGAGTACACCAAGGACGGCACCGTCGATCTCAAGGGCAACCCCGTTCTCCGATCCAAGCGAGGAGGATGGACTGCCTGCTCTTTTGTCGTCG TGTATGAAGCGTTCGAGAGGATGGCGTACTATGGCATCTCCTCAAACTTGGTGCTGTATCTGACCGACAAGCTCCATCAAGGTACCGTCGCCTCTGCTAATAACGTCACCAACTGGGTCGGCGCGGTGTGGTTGACGCCCATCGTCGGCGCCTACATCGCCGACGCGCACCTCGGCCGCTACTGGACCTTCATCATAGCATGTATCATCTACCTTTCG GGAATGTGTCTGCTAACCTTGTCAGTCTCACTGCACTCGCTTAAACCGCCCCCCTGCGGAGCCAACACCGGCGACCCCAACTGCGACGAGAAAGCCTCGACGCTGCAGCTGGGCGTGTTCTTCTGCGCGCTGTACATCTTGGCCGTGGGGACCGGCGGAACGAAGCCCAACATCTCCACCATCGGCGCCGACCAGTTCGACGAGTTCGACCCAAAGGAACGCGCCCACAAGTTCTCCTTCTTCAACTGGTGGATGTTCAGCATCTTCTTTGGCACGCTCTTCGCCAACACCGTGCTGGTGTACATCCAAGACAACGTCGGATGGGCCCTTGGCTACGCCCTGCCGACCCTCGGGCTCGCCATCTCCATCGCCGTCTTCGCGGTCGGCACGCCGTTCTACCGCCACAAGCTGCCCTCGGGCAGCCCCTTCACTAAGATGGCCAGGGTTATTGTTGCTGCCGCGAGGAAGTTAACCGTTCGCGTGCCCAGCGATCCCAAGGAGCTCCATGAACTGGATCTGAACGCATATGCTGCAGACGGGATATATCGCATCGATTCCACGCCAACTTTAAG GATCCTCAACAAAGCAGCAGTGAAGACTGGCCCGACGAGTCCTTGGATGCTATGCACGGTGACTCAAGTGGAGGAGACGAAGCAAATGCTGCGAATGATTCCGGTCCTGATCACGACCTTCATCCCCAGCACGATGTATGCTCAAATCAACACCCTCTTCGTGAAGCAGGGGAGGACTCTCGATCGACACATGGGGCCGCACTTTCAGATCCCGCCGGCGAGCCTCGCGGCCTTCGTTACCATCTCCATGCTCATCAGCGTCGTCATCTACGACCGGTACCTGGTGCCATTCATGAGGCGTTGGACCAACAACCCTAGGGGGATCTCTCTCCTGCAGAGGATGGGGGTGGGAATGTCGATCCACATCGTCATCATGACGATATGTTCGCTGACGGAACGGCACAGGCTCGCTGTGGCGAGGGAGCGCGGTGTGGTGCAGAGCGGAGGGGTGGTTCCGTTGACCATCTTCATATTGCTGCCGCAGTTTGTGCTGATGGGGATCGCAGACGCCTTCCTGGAGGTGGCCAAGTTAGAGTTCTTCTACGACCAGGCGCCGGAAGGGATGAAGAGCTTGGGCACATCGTTCGCGATGGTCAGCTTGGGAATCGGCAACTTCCTCAGTAGCTTCCTTCTCTCGACGGTCGCGCGCGTAACGAAGGAGCATGGCCACACCGGGTGGATTCTCAACAACCTGAATGCCTCCCACCTGGACTACTACTATGCATTCTTTGCCATCCTCGACTGCCTCAACTTCATCGCCTTCTGTGTGGTGAGCCGGTTCTTTGTTTACAGAGCGGAGGTGCTGGAACAGAGTGAGGATTCCCATCAGGGGGGCACAATAATTAGTGAAACTTTCTAA